In the genome of Labrus bergylta chromosome 7, fLabBer1.1, whole genome shotgun sequence, the window aaaaaggttttctgaaTAAATATTTGTAGAAAAACCAACAATATTTAAGATTTGTCCTGTGACAAGTTTGACATCCTACATTTATGTCTACAGTAAGCCTTCTTATGTTCAGGTTATCAGATTGATACAGGGCTCTCCTAACAAGACACAAGAGAGATACAGACagatatttttgggcttttgtgcctttattggagagataggacagtggatagagttggaaatcagggagagagagagagtggggaatgacatgcaggaaaggcgCCACAGGTTGGAtatgaacctgggctgcctgcttggaggactacagcctccatacgtggggcacgcaccaaccactgcgccaccagttaAGCTAGACTGCGTCAGTTCCTGTTATAGATTGATCCTTGTTGGAGGAAGCAGAGAAGGAGCAATACTTCATTCGTTATGAACTGAGGGGATGGGAAGAGTAATGAAGTCTTGAGGACATCAGAAATAGCTGCACTGTTAACATGACATCTTACTTCACAGGGCTGCATCAAAGGGCCTGTCCCTCAGCCTCATGGAAAGACTAATCCAGATGTGCGGGGACTCCGTGGTGCGTATGCTAACAGTTCAGTACCGCATGAACAGCGCCATCATGGAGTGGGCCTCCAAAGAGATGTACCAGGGAAGGCTGACCGCTCACAGCTCTGTAGAGGGACATTTGTTAAAGTGAGTGTGAGCTTTGACGTGGAGATTGTCCCGCTTTTGTATTTTGGTGAACGATGGCTCAAAGAAGCAAATGTTTGTGCcttttgttgaaaaaaagagatcTACCAGGAGTCGCCTGTGTTGAAGAGACCAGCACGCCGCTGCTTCTTATCGACACCGCAGGCTGCGGTCTGAGTGAGATGGAGGTCACAGATGAACAGTCAAAAGGCAATCAAGGTTGGTCAGTTAGGTTGgaagagaactgtttgattacAGTCCTTGTGTAGTGGGATCTAACCGTTGGTTACTTGATTTTCAGGTGAGGTGGATATAGTTGATCTGCACATTAAGACCTTGATTGAAGCTGGGTTAAAAGCCAAAGACATAGCTGTTATTGCGCCGTACAATCTACAAGTAAGTCACTGACTTGAGGGATTGTGTCTTAAAACTTTTAGCAACTGCGTGCATTGTGTCATGGCAATAATGCATAACTTCACTGTCTGTATGTCtcagataaaagataaagattttCTCAATGATGTAAATAACATAAATCAAAGTATAAAATGTTGAgttaaacaagaacaaagcagtGAAGccgatttttacatttttttctctctctaaagGTGGACCTTCTGCGTCAGAGACTTTCTGCTAGACATCCAGAGCTGGAGATCAAGTCAGTGGACGGATTTCAAGGCAGAGAGAAGGAGGCTGTGGTGTTGTCATTAGTTCGATCCAACAGAAAAGGTATGTTTCTTTCTACTAAgaaattttgactttttctgcCCTACCGTGTTAATGTTAGCCATTATATGttttgacctgtgtgtgtgtgtgtgtgtgtgtgtgtgagagtgtgtgtgtggtgtgtctcAACAACAGTGAAAACATTGTACTTCCTCTGGgattaaaaaagtattcattAAAGCTTCTTAATCTTACACACAAGGGACTGGGTTTAAATTGgatattattctttttttctatttcatatTTTGGTTTTTAACCAAGAAAACAAGATAAGCTAAATTCTATTATAATTGATCAGAATTAATTTTCAATAGCAATAAGGATctctatttgtgttgtgttataaATCCAGCTCAGCCCTTTTCTTGATAGCGATGTAGAACAAATGACATCCTCTAGATGGCACTTTGAAACAATCAGGACAACAAAATTATAAACACACTTTAGCCCAGATTTTCATCATTGAAATGGTTGATACTGTCCTGCCCACATCCATCTAAATGATGGTTGGTTTTCCCTCTAATGTCTGTCTGAATACATGTGAATGCATCATGACACATCTGGGATGTGGTTAAGTCATTGGGATCtcaatgatattttttttttcaaggggaTGTTGGATTTCTGGCCGAGGACAGAAGGATAAATGTTGCTGTAACACGTGCGAGACGTCACATTACTGTGGTCTGCGACACCCAAACTGTCCAGAATCATCCTTTCCTGAAGTCCCTCATTCTTCACATGACTGAATTTGGCACGGTCAGAACGGCATTTGAGTACATCCAGGACATCGTGCCACAAAACTACACCCGCGACCAGAAGGACATCAAGCCCAATACATCTTCCGGCAACTCTGTGACCACCAAACAGAAGGTCAAACAGCCGCCTACCAACAAGATGAAACCAGGACAGAAGACATCTAGTGATGATAAAAGTACTGGTACGAAGAGGCACACAACATCCTGTCTATCTGCacatgaggaggagcagaagaagcaGAACAGACAAATAGAGATCAGACAGCAGGTGGAGAAGTTTCTCAAGGACTTAAATCAAAGTGAACTCCAGTTTCCATCATCGTTTAACTCTCATGACCGCCTGCTGGTCCATCAGATCGCTGAGGAGCTGGGACTGGTGCACGAGAGTCAAGGTGAGGGGAAGGACCGGTGTATCACTCTGTCCAGGCGCCTGGAGTCATCACCTTCTGAGCTGCAACTACAAGTAGCAGAAGTAGCCCACGAAGAAGAACCACTCCCGAATACCAGTAGCGAGACACTTCGTCAACCTCTGCTAGACCTGAAAAGTTTACATTTGGAGCGGatgaagagggagcagcagaaaagggaagaaaatgctcaacaaaaaaagcaacagagcaTTCCTCTACCAGCTCAAGGCCAGTCATCAAAGAAACCAAAATCAGCTAAAGGTTTGAATTAGAAACATCTAGTATTCAAATCTTTTCTAACTTCTTTCTACTCCTAATGTGCCCGCTACAACTcagctctttctctttctcttttttcaccCAGGAAAGAAACGCACGAAGGCAGGCGCCTGCGACatcgccgctgctgctgctccagatGAGGACTTTGATGCGCTTATCAATGCTGTCAGGAAGGCTGAAAGTGTATGCAGTTTCGTCAAATGTAAAGCTTCGGTGCTAACCCTTGGACAGCTTTGCATGTTCTGCAACAGGCAGTTCTGTCTGAGTCATCATATACCAGAGGTAAGACAGGAACAGGCTCCAAAGTACtctatgtttctgttttttattgttattcacACGTTTTGCAGCTGGGATTAACCTCATTTGAAAATGCAggtgcatatttaaaaaaaaaaaaaaaagaaatactccAGGAAAGTGTCTTATTTTAACTATATGCACTATTTGACCATAAAATGACAGAATAAAttgttatgtgtgtttttcatttagtAATTTCCTGATcagttttttccttttccagGTTCACGGCTGTGGAGATAAAGCCAAGTCCCATGCTCGTATGAGAATAAGTAAAGAAGGTGTTCTTTATGCTGGGAGTGGGAAGAAAGACAAATCAATGGACCCTAATAAGAAAGCCTATCTGCAAAGGAAACTGGACTCCAAACTGAAAGATATGGCATCACagagaaaaccaaaaaacaacGAGGAGAGTTAACGATACCGAATAAACTCAAGAAATGAACTGATCTGCAGAATTTGTTCTAAATGTGATTAAACAATTCaaaaagtcagtaaagtagtcCTTTTGTTTGATCCAGTATAAGTGCTTTCATAACAGTCATGTTACACAGTATAATACTGTTTGATGCTTCATGTTCAGGGCCCTGTTGTTCAAACCAACAGGATTAAAGCTATTGGATAGGATTAAAACCTGAAGTTGGGTTGttcaaaagcaacatttttaaaaggtagTTGATATTTTATAACATCGTTTATAAACTAGAATAATTTAATGTTTCAGTGACAAGGCAGATGAGCTTCACATTAAGGGCTAAAAGATTATAACAGAGTTTTTTCATCCTAAAATGTTTCAAGcattaaatgtttcattaagagtaactgagaaaaaaaatataaatacaaaaaaaagtaactgaGGATCTTTCTATGGATTTTGGGACCCCCTGTGGATAATTACTGTATCTGTAGCGTGATGAAACATACAGTAGGCTATAAAGCACTGGAATTGGGATTTGATCATCCTTAAGAGTGTGAAGCTGGATCAGgtaatattctttattttttattttaaaagccgGTACAAAAGTGAGCTGGATAACATGATCcgtggaaggaaaaaaaagtggacaAATCCTTTTTATCCGCATAAAACCTTCTGAACAATCAGGCCCAGGACAGGAGTGCAATCAATATTTGAACCATGCAACATGTTCCTTACTCTTCCAGTTGTTGCAGCTACAACATAAAGCTACCTGCAGCGCGTGAGCTTATTCTAACACCACACGTATTGACAGAGGACAGATTGTCAATGGGCTGGAGATTTTGTCCTCATCATACAGTCCAGGGGAGAAATAGGGGAAAATCTTCTCTGTAAATCTGTCATTGAACGTGTGGATTGTTGTCAAATCAGTCGCATTAATGAAGACTACTTTTCCTCTGTCATAGTCCACTTTGATAGTAATCCTCTCAGGCTTCTGCTTCAACACAAGCTTGGTGCGAAGCGAGGTCTCGGCCCAGTATGAGTCTCCGTTTAGCAGGCCGATCACCCAGAATCCCTCAGTGGGGTTGAGGAAGACAGCGCTCTTCCTGTTGATTGACTCCTGGGCCACACCGATGTACCAGTCTTTGCCTTGGCCCACATCTACAGTCCAGCTGTGTTTTCCCCACGTGAAGCCGGTGGCACCCAGCGCACACACACGGTTGGTGCATCGCTCAGGGTTGTCAGGTAGGAGCTGCTTCTTGCTGTACTGCACACAGGTCAGCTCCTCAGAGCACCTCAGGTTGGACTGAGCAGTGTTTGGATCCAGAGTGATGGGAACTGCACGTGTAAACAAACATCAGTACAGGgagaaaactgaacaaaaaaaaagaatgatccATAACTGAAGTTGTGTCTGTTTCCCACcatgtttgatgatgtcagcCATCTTCCTCCACACCCTGTACCCCAGTAAGCCCAAATGTTGTGCAGAGTTGATCAGGATATCTCTGATGCACTCCGGCTCCCGAATGACACATTTGACACTGAAACATGTTGAAATAATCACAACATTGTCTTCTGGAGTCATTGCTAATTCTCACTAACAGTAACTTCCACTTACCTTTTCTTTGTCTGCTTGTAGTCCTTAATGAGCCACACAAAGAAAGTGGAGTTAATACACCTCATCAAAACAAAGTGAATAGTTACATGCACTATTATGCAGCTGACTgcattcaaaaataatttaaagaaatgttcttGAGCTCCACGTCACATATGTTTTATCAATAATTTTCTATATGGACATTTAGGGTTAGCGCTATAAATGTTGAATAACATTTGTAAGTGCAAGACAACTGCAAATCATCATCAGTGATAAAAGAGGTCATGTCAGCACACTGACTCCAAACCAAAAAATCATTGCACTTGACAAAGTTTCATTACAGGTCAgagcttcttttaaaaaatgcgGAAAAATGGTCACAACAGCCATCTTTAAACCAATCAGCTGGTCAACtctaaaatacaaatgtgtgttAAACCACCCATAAGACATTAAATTTGACATATTAGTCATACATGGTCTCCAGTCCAGTCCAATTTTATCATAACTCTGATGTTCCACTGGCTTTTTATTTAGTGCCACCATCAgatcaaaatgtcattttgtctGGTACTTTGGTGTATGACCTGATTTCCAGAAAACTAAGGATAATCTGATCAACCTCAGCTGTATCCTTCATACAAATTAGCAGATACAGGCCAGATTACATGTTAAACTTACATAGGGAACACGCTTAATTGTAAACCTGATTAACATAACAGCAGCAGTTCTCCCATAAAAACGACTTTTACAAAGCTTCtacattttaagtttttgttgACATCGTTAGAAAGGCAATAATTCTACTTCATTTTTATTACTGAGGTCGTAGTGGGTGTTGGTGGTGTGGAGTACATTTTTAGGAAGTGCATAAGGAACACCTTGACACCGGCCCTTGAAGCAGAGGTCCTAGATTCTACTCCCAccctcaatcaatcaatcaatcaatcaatcaatcaatctatcagTCAATCTTTATGTGTAAAGCgccaatttataacaaatgttatctcaagacactttacaaaaagcaggtaaaagactttacttTCTGTTCACCCTGGGCCCTTTACCAAGTCATCCCCCATTTTCTCATCCCTGTGTCCCCCCaagcccccaaaaaacaagttttaaatgttcatgATAATTGGCAGGTTGAATGTTTAACTAAAGCTGTCATCACAGAGTCTATCATCCTGTGTGACACTTAATAAATCCTAATGTTTTGCCTCTAAAGATATTTATATGTTGTGACCATTTTCAACATTAAAACCTTGAGACCTTTCAAGTGGAACTGATTTGttatccatttaaaaaaaaccagtTGTGGTTTGAAGTTGGTGTTCAGGTATAATGTGTTAACAATGCCTCTTAGTGTACCTGTAAAAAAGGTACATCCCTCCTTCTGAGGGCCGTCTCGATATCACTGATGGTGGCGGAGAGGGTTTTGATCTGGTCCTTGAGTTTTTCCAGCTTCTCGCTCATCACCTGCTtcttcacttcctcctcctgtttgaGCACCTTCCGCCTGGTGTTTTCCTCCTCTAACAGGAACAGGTGAAGCTTCTCAAACTCCTCCTTAATCGCTCTCTCACACTGATCGGTTTGGGTCTGTGGTGATGAGTGAGCGGGTTATTTTAAGCACTAAACAACAggaatgtgtatgtgttgtgcTTGCAGACTTTCCTAGCAGTGCACCGCACACATTTTTACTGGCACAACATTTGTACTGACTTCCTACCTGTATGTAGCTCCTTGTTTCCTCCCACTGCCCCTTTGTCTTGTTTAACATTCTGAGCTTTTTCTTTAAGGGCTCCAGCATGTCTGATATTTCTTTCTGAAATGTTCACAGAAGAATCACGAGTTAAAGTCTGAAGCTGAGGCAACTTATCAATCCACCACCTTGATACTGAAATTGGCTGCTTTCCCTGGTTTTATCATTCATCATCTTACTAAGTTTGTTCGAAGTTTTGACACTTGAAGATGTCTTATTGGCCCCTGGGTCATTTCTTGATGAGCATTTGTCACTATTTAAACAATGCTGATGTTTAACAGACTCAATGATTAACAACTGGTACATAAATGGATAAGGAAAGTTACCTTGTAACAATATGGACTAAACTGAACAACCACTGTGTTGGAGTGAATTTTAAGTAAACATCACAGCTGTTTTTGGTTTGACTCTACCTTTTTCTGTCGTGCTGCCTCCTCCAACGGGCCGAACTTGTGAACTTTATGCTTTAGTGATGTTTGGCAGACGAGACAGATGGGCTCTTCGTCATTGtgacaaaaaaactgaagcttctcggAGTGAATACAACAAGCTTCCAGATTCCCGGTCATCATCTGCGTTCGATATTTGTCCACAGCTATCTTTAGTTGCAAATTGATAGGAGGCCTCCCAGGCCCAGCCACGGCACCACACACAGGACATTCTCTGCATCCTTTCAATTCCCAGAATTTCTGTAAACAATGTTTACAGATATTGTGGTCACAATTTAAGACAACGGGAAGCCAGTAAATCTCCTTGCACTTAGGACAAAGTAAGTCCTCTTCAGACGGTGAACCTGTTGCTGCCATCAGTTTGAAGTGTTCCTGTAAGTGGAATTCAAGAATATCTTTCTTCCTGTTACTCAGGTGTTGAACGTAGGCGGTACAGCGTTGTTGAAAGTTAAGGTAAATGCAGGAAATACTAGTATGACTGGTTGAAGACATATTTCCACATACTGAGCATCAAATCTGTCACTATTATGTCACATCAACCGACTGACATCCACTTTCAGTTTGgtaatacaataaacaaaatcttttaaaacatgtaagcctacatgaaaaaaaaaaacaaagcagcccTAAAATCAGAGAGTTGTAACACCTGATTCAGTTTCAGTGAACTTTATTGTCCATAATTAAAAGGTTTCCATATTTGACACAGTAACATGTTCCAACTCAATGCATAAATATATCAACAATGCATTTGTTTCCTAATCTATATCTTTAAAATCACGGTTATAACAACATGATGTCTAGAAAACATTACAACTCTACAT includes:
- the ighmbp2 gene encoding DNA-binding protein SMUBP-2, whose product is MAVEQFVSKTLELLQEEREAEIEETRIWQENISLKDLQSKGVCLLKLQIGSQFTGLYGRTVIVLEPRKHLGFSTLPSNSFGPGDIVGLYDTGGCTAASQISTGVVTRVSQASVSVAFDDTKDGGSFEDNALYNLLKLANDVTYKRMKQALNTLNGYSNGPAGNLINVLFGDTKPSQSQPNEVEFINSNLDDSQRGAVSFALSQRELAVIHGPPGTGKTTTVVEIILQAVKQGQKVLCCAPSNVAVDNLVERLARCKAKVLRLGHPARLLESIQKHSLDAILAQSDNADIIADIRKDMDKAFMGMKKMREKADRGNFRREIKELKKELKTREATAITQILKSADVVLSTNTGACDDGPLKFLPAEHFDWVVIDECAQALESSCWIALLRARKCILAGDYKQLPPTIKSQKAASKGLSLSLMERLIQMCGDSVVRMLTVQYRMNSAIMEWASKEMYQGRLTAHSSVEGHLLKDLPGVACVEETSTPLLLIDTAGCGLSEMEVTDEQSKGNQGEVDIVDLHIKTLIEAGLKAKDIAVIAPYNLQVDLLRQRLSARHPELEIKSVDGFQGREKEAVVLSLVRSNRKGDVGFLAEDRRINVAVTRARRHITVVCDTQTVQNHPFLKSLILHMTEFGTVRTAFEYIQDIVPQNYTRDQKDIKPNTSSGNSVTTKQKVKQPPTNKMKPGQKTSSDDKSTGTKRHTTSCLSAHEEEQKKQNRQIEIRQQVEKFLKDLNQSELQFPSSFNSHDRLLVHQIAEELGLVHESQGEGKDRCITLSRRLESSPSELQLQVAEVAHEEEPLPNTSSETLRQPLLDLKSLHLERMKREQQKREENAQQKKQQSIPLPAQGQSSKKPKSAKGKKRTKAGACDIAAAAAPDEDFDALINAVRKAESVCSFVKCKASVLTLGQLCMFCNRQFCLSHHIPEVHGCGDKAKSHARMRISKEGVLYAGSGKKDKSMDPNKKAYLQRKLDSKLKDMASQRKPKNNEES
- the LOC109982183 gene encoding zinc-binding protein A33-like; translation: MAATGSPSEEDLLCPKCKEIYWLPVVLNCDHNICKHCLQKFWELKGCRECPVCGAVAGPGRPPINLQLKIAVDKYRTQMMTGNLEACCIHSEKLQFFCHNDEEPICLVCQTSLKHKVHKFGPLEEAARQKKKEISDMLEPLKKKLRMLNKTKGQWEETRSYIQTQTDQCERAIKEEFEKLHLFLLEEENTRRKVLKQEEEVKKQVMSEKLEKLKDQIKTLSATISDIETALRRRDVPFLQDYKQTKKSVKCVIREPECIRDILINSAQHLGLLGYRVWRKMADIIKHVPITLDPNTAQSNLRCSEELTCVQYSKKQLLPDNPERCTNRVCALGATGFTWGKHSWTVDVGQGKDWYIGVAQESINRKSAVFLNPTEGFWVIGLLNGDSYWAETSLRTKLVLKQKPERITIKVDYDRGKVVFINATDLTTIHTFNDRFTEKIFPYFSPGLYDEDKISSPLTICPLSIRVVLE